One segment of Panicum virgatum strain AP13 chromosome 3K, P.virgatum_v5, whole genome shotgun sequence DNA contains the following:
- the LOC120698419 gene encoding probable serine/threonine-protein kinase PBL25: MSCFPCFGGGKGKEDGEGETAEAAAAPPSNMTPPPAVQAPAAYSAAPAAAAAPAAAASPKPGGANSADQSSADEASLRQAITAQAFAFRELAAATDHFTPYNLVGEGGFFRVYKGKLEKSEQTVAIKQLDKHGFQDNKAFLTGVAMLSQLHHENLVDIVGYCADGDQRLLVYESVPAGTLEDHLFDLSDGKKPMDWCTRMKVAYGAAQGLEYLHDKASPPVVYGEFKASHILLDDGLTPKLSDFGLAQLGQAGGNMPVASPMMGSFGCCAPEYDRSGQATMKSDVYSFGVVLVQLISGRRAVDTSKPVAEQNVVTWAMPMFKDQKRYHELVDPLIKTEYPAKALNQVVAMAAMCLQEEDSVRPLMADVVMTLGFLTSMPPDPPAPAAPPAVTEPKKEKGSDHSDSSSESSDDEGNEEEEEEEEEADDQ, translated from the exons ATGAGCTGCTTTCCGTGCTTCGGCGGCGGAAAGGGCAAGGAGGACGGCGAGGGCGAGactgcggaggcggcggcggccccgccgtCCAACATGACGCCGCCCCCGGCGGTGCAAGCGCCCGCCGCGTACtccgcggcgcccgcggccgcggccgccccaGCAGCCGCGGCGTCGCCCAAGCCCGGTGGTG CGAACAGCGCGGACCAGTCTTCCGCCGACGAAGCGTCGCTGCGGCAAGCCATCACGGCGCAGGCGTTCGCGTTccgcgagctcgccgcggctaCCGACCACTTCACGCCCTACAACCTCGTCGGAGAAGGCGGTTTCTTCCGGGTCTACAAGGGCAAGCTAGAGAAGAGCGAGCAG ACCGTGGCCATCAAGCAGCTGGACAAGCACGGCTTCCAGGACAACAAGGCGTTCCTGACCGGGGTCGCCATGCTCAGCCAGCTCCACCACGAGAACCTCGTCGACATCGTCGGCTACTGCGCCGACGGGGACCAGCGGCTGCTGGTCTACGAGTCCGTGCCCGCCGGCACCTTGGAAGACCACCTGTTCG ATTTGTCGGACGGCAAGAAGCCCATGGACTGGTGCACGAGGATGAAGGTGGCGTACGGCGCGGCGCAGGGGCTGGAGTACCTGCACGACAAGGCGAGCCCACCGGTGGTGTACGGGGAGTTCAAGGCCTCCCACATCCTCCTCGACGACGGCCTCACGCCCAAGCTCTCCGACTTCGGGCTCGCGCAGCTCGGCCAGGCGGGCGGCAACATGCCGGTGGCCTCACCCATGATGGGCTCCTTCGGCTGCTGCGCGCCGGAGTACGACCGGAGCGGCCAGGCCACCATGAAGTccgacgtgtacagcttcggGGTGGTGCTCGTGCAGCTCATCTCCGGGAGGAGGGCCGTCGACACCAGCAAGCCTGTGGCCGAGCAGAACGTGGTCACCTGG GCCATGCCGATGTTCAAAGATCAGAAGAGATATCACGAGCTGGTTGATCCCCTCATCAAAACAGAGTACCCAGCCAAAGCTTTGAACCAGGTGGTCGCCATGGCAGCGATGTGCTTGCAGGAAGAGGACTCAGTGCGACCACTGATGGCCGACGTCGTCATGACGCTGGGCTTCCTCACGTCTATGCCGCCAGACCCACCGGCCCCTGCTGCTCCACCTGCCGTCACAGAGCCGAAGAAAGAGAAAGGATCGGATCATTCCGACTCGTCGTCGGAATCTTCGGACGATGAAGGCaacgaagaggaggaagaggaggaggaggaggccgatgATCAATAA